The DNA segment tgtgaatatatttttaaaactttcatcttgaaaaaatgaaaaaaataaaggcatGATAATTGTTCTTGACGACTGCTAAAATCAAACAGACTCAATCACTTTTTAGATTACTTAGGGGTAATTTCAAACCAaacgataaataaataaaataaaacaaattattatattgttttgaaAAAAATGAGCTAGTGTAAAAAAATGTTCGTTTAAATGAATCagccaatttaaaattagaaaccaaaatataaatacataatttcaattggttttgcataattatattattgagaattacattatttttacagtatataAGTATGTTTTCAAGAGAAATTACGCCCTTTTCTGACCGGCAGTCACATAATTCACATTCGTTTGCTTTAAGTGTATCAAATTGTTCTACTATGCAACAGACAAACAAAGTACGGAGTACCGAATACGGCGCACTGAACATGATATACAACTAGGCTAATAGAGACACCAACTACTGAAGTCCATAGATCAAACATTTACTAGCATATGTATCTAACTGCATGTTGCATATGGGTTTTCTGGGTATTTGTATAAGTATGAACTTCTAATTGTCTAAGAATTTCGTAGTAAAAAACGGAGCATTTTCTACATAACTATAAAAAATCTTTTGCTGCCCCTTGTTTCGATAATTGCATACATATAATGAAGATTCTTTGGAATTACATATAGGCATGTGATGCGCGTGTAAAATTTTCACATATGCAGCTAGGGTACAAATAGAtcatatatacacatgtatacatgtatatatggTGTGTATATTTCTAAATCAGTTGTTTGCTTTCGCATCCAAAACTAAGGCCACGCAATTTGAAAACTCCCAATTTGATTGGGTTGCCAAATGAACAGTCGGTTGTTAATATGTATGTGAGTATTTGACACTAATAATATTGCTTATAAAAGcggaaaagaaacaaaaagtgaaaggAATTGATGCTTCGCTAATTTTGATAAGtataaattgaagaaaaatcataaataaatatctttgCATCATTATCTTGCATTGATCTAGGTGATGTACTCTCTATCGCGACGACGTCGCGTAGTGGATGCAACGACTATAACTGGCATCTGCTCAATATTGTCCGCATTCGagacatcgtcatcgtcaacgTCTTGaccatcatcgtcgtcgtcatcgtcatctatattgtcatcgttgtcgttatCGTTGTCATCATCCCCGCCCGTTGAATTCGACCATTCCGATGCAGTTTGATTGCTGCATGTTGCGCTAAACTTTAAACTGCTCGACATACCAAACGAAACGGACAACGATGCACTCAGCGAGGAAGCATTAAAATGTTGACTAACTTCTACATCGTCCCCCCCATCCTCGAGCGCATCAATGTGCTGGTTCTGTTGCTGATAACGTTGTCATCTACCCGTGCCCAGCAGCAGTGCATAATCATCGTTGGACTCGGGAATGGGCGCGGCAGCCGAGGCACCAGTTCGTGCCTGCGGAAAATTGCTGACGCCGCCTGCCTGGGGTGCACCAACGACGCCCACAAAGTGCTGCTGATCACGTTCACGGAGATGCAGGTGCGTTTCGCGTTGGCGCGTCGACGACTGTTTCATATTGGAGCCCGGCAagtgcagttgttgttgttggtaattgttgctattgctattatCACCAGCAGCCGCGGCGCCTGCTATGGGAAATTGAGACGGGGAATGAGTTTCGTGTTCACTTAGTGTACCTAACTGGCCCACATTGACGGGCACTATTAAATGACGGCTTGTCGTGGCGCCATACGTCACATTACGGTTACCTGCTTGCGTTGAGCTGCCCCCCGCCAACGACTCATCCTGCCGCTTGCCAATTAAGTACTCTGACTCACTGCTCGATCGCCGTGGTCCGCGTGCAAGCGGCTGATATGTGCTACGACCCTGAAAACGACGACTGATCGAACTGCTGACTACGCCCAGATGCTCAGTGACATCCTCCTGCATGTCAGAAATGTCCATCATTGAGAGAAAAGCGCGGCACCAGCTGTGATTGGGATTATTCCAATACTGGGGCGAGTTAATATGGAATGGATGATGCGGGAAGCTGTAAATGTGCGCAATGGCTGCAATAAACATCTCAATGCAAATGAGAAAGTTCTGAAAGTGCGAGGACGATTAATACAACTTATCACAAACTACTTCATTGTCGACTCACTTGCAACATGGATGCCAGATTTGCATCGCCCACATCTGAGCCAAAGATATCCTTAATGAGGCCATAATAAACGAGTACATTTAGAAGGACTCCTTggctgcaaattaaaataaaaaaagttgtatatcacatttatatatacgtatgtaaaAGTTAACATACAAAAATGAGAAGAACACCACAGCCTTGATGCACAGGAATTTGGGAATGGGTTTCATGGGTTTCAAGTCCTCCTTGTTGGCACGATAGAACAGCACCAGGCAATACATGGCCACAAACTGCGATATGTTGTTAATGACCACAATGTAGGGGAAGGCGACATTGCCAGCGAATTCGCCCTCGCCATACACGTCGCACAGTTCACATATTCtgtataagtaaataaatatacaataattattaagaCTTAGACATGCTTAGTTGTTTCATAAAGTTTTTGCAAAGCTAGTGTGCAGGCTAAACTATTGTTTTTAGTGCGAATTCTGAAATTTGCAGCGTATTTACAGCTCAGCGCAACTGAGCAGGCAATGACAATGAAGCAAATGTGTCATGCCtattaaaatcaattgaatgaAATCACAATCTAAGAGGTGCGAGACCTTATTGACCTTTTAATTTACTCTACAACTTACACTGAGATAAATGCGGTGATAGGTCGCACTACAGTGTACTGTAGAATTCCGTGCTTGCAATTGTGGATGAACTCACGACCCATGACCCAGGGACGAATGCAGCAGAGCGGAAAGAAGTGATACACCTGAGGCTTGTACAGCATGGTGGCCTCCAGGTCCATGTTGAGATTCAAATAGTGCAGTAAGTAAACCATAAAGTTGTATATCACATACGCTTCATAGCATTCGCGCAATGAGTCCACGTAGATTGAATGCTTGGGAAAGAACAAGCCGATCCACTAAAAGATCACAGATTAGATTATACTCATTAGCCAATCAGTTTATCTACTTACCGCATTCAAAGCATAGATGGGCACCATCCACAAGATGCGTATGATGTGCTTCTGCAATATGGGCTTTGTGAAGTGGATGACGTGTTGTATGATGTGCCAAATGGAAATGGGCACGGCAGAGAGCACGAACAGGCCGCCAATGAGTATGAGCTGATCATTGCGTTTGAATCCATCCTTCACGGAGTTCACAATTAGTAACGGAACAACGATGATCGCAAATACAACGTATGTGATTATCAGCAATGGACGTATCCAGATTCGCCACTCTTCACAAAAACGTCGTAGGTCAGGGCGGCACATCAcgttatttttggttttttggatTTTACTTTTTGCGATGAAGAAACACTTCAGATTTTGCTTTCGTCACAAGGCAAAGCCGCAAAGctgcagcaaagcaaagcagaggcAACTTCGTTGTTGTGtcgctttgttgttttcgttgtttttattgttgttgccgccgcccCGTTATtgtaagttgtttttttttgtattttttttgctaggTTTACGGTCGTCTCTGTGGCCCTTATATGGAACTGTGCATACCCCTACACACTTTTTTCAAGCACCTTACATAcatgttgttattgcttgttTCACAACAACTCATACACAATGCCAAATTTCTAAactagcaaaagcaaattaatattatttgttaaatttttcgtttttgtatGCGACTATCTCTTGATAAGGGGAAATTTGAACTGTCTGGCAAGGCCACCAGTTTTCAGTGGTAAAAAATATCGCACTTTTCAGTATTTTCCAATACCAACATCTACGCAGAGTCGTAACCGATTATCACGATAACAACTATGTCAATATTTCCCCGCTTTATTGCATTTGATAAATTGCCCTCTGCTTGAAGTAACACAAAAGTCAACAAATGTTATCGTATGTGTAGTTTAATTacagattattattatattattacatatgtatatgtatatatgataAAACGTCGATAAGAGCTATTAAACATAGATAGTGTCCTTTAAGCTGCTGTTGCGATTCAAGAACAATATCGCATCTACTTGATTTTGGCTGCCAGTCAGCATGAAACGCTTATTGTAATCATAGATCTGCTCCCGTAGTACCttcttgaaattcaaattgaccACGCCGGGCACACCCTGATAGAGTGTGGCCAAGTCACGGAGTGTGCCATAGATATGGCCCATCTTGTTCCACCATTCAATGGGCGACTCGTCCAATTGCACAATGACTTCGTTGCGGTACCGCTTGAGATCAGTTTCCACGGTGCTGTCTGCATCCCGTTTTGGTGGACTTGGTATTTCAGTGATGTCAAATAGTAGTTCGAGttctaaaataaatggaaCTCAATTAGTATCATAATATAGAGcttaactattttaaaatatgtttggtAGCTCATACTGGTAAAAAACTACAACGTATCAGATACCCTTAAATACATCAACAATCACATGAAAGAGCAAAATTACCTTATATGGAACAATACATCCATACACTACAAACttattaacacaaaaaaacagagcAACATCGAACTTTTAAAGCCAACTATTTCTCGATTAGATACCATCAAATTTATGAGACTCCGAATAGGACACACTAAACTGACACACAGCCACCTATTTGATAAAACACCTCCACCCATATGTCAACAATGTAACCTTAACCTCACCATATCTCACATATTCCTTGATTGCCCTACCTACAATCAACTCAGACATAAACTCCTTCAAACAACTTTAGAAGAAATATTAGATCCTATGAATATAACCACAACTATCCAATTCCTTAAATCCATAAACCTTTACAACAGCATATAAGTTCATCCTTACTGTACATAACTAGAATAAGTGcacacatttgtatatatgtaaatacttatttaagtCATCTCatattatttaagtaatattatatagtaGATTCATATTATAAAGTAGATTTTAAGCAGAAGGCCTTTGTAGCTATTGCTTTACACAAACCAAAATTACCCGCACTTTATAATTGCTGGTAATtccttaataataataataataatattttaaaatatgtttggtAGCTCATACTGGTTCATATCTTATACTAACTCAACGGAGAAGTACGTAGTATGGTAAAAATAAGTCCGTCAAGTATGgtagaaataaaaacatttaaaattcattgcTTCAGTCAGTCAGATCAAAAAATTTATACATGGATTTAAGAAGGATTATAAAACTCACTTGACTTTTTGGCGATGTGGCCAATACTCCCTGTGGCAGCGCTAGTGCCAGACTTGACATTTGGTTCAGTTTTAATGGTCACGGTTGGCGTGCTGCTAACGGATGCAGTGGCCGCCACCTCAGCGGAATCGCCGCTTTGGCTATCAGTGCCGCCCGAGGAGACGCCTCCAAatgttttattgtatttctGTGTCAACATGCGAACACAGCTGTCAAAGTTGTCGATGGTTGTGAGGCGATGGAAACGCGGATCGAGCAGAGCAGCGCTGGTCAACGTATCATTTGCAATGATATGATTCTGGAGCACATTGGCAATAGTACGCTTAATGTTCATCATCAACGGATCGTCCTGCTCGGCAATGCCCAGTTTCTTGATCAGTATCTTAGAAGTAATCGGCGACAACATACTGCACAAAGGCATGTCTTCGCCACGCAGTGTATCCAAAGCAATCTATAGATAAGTTGTAGTTAAAAATAGGTGGATGAATTTCCTATAAGGACTTACCACTAGAGCACTGAGTGCTTCGGTCACAGTCTTGGCTGTGATGACCAATTGATCCATGTCTTCGGACCATGAAATCGACTCTGCAAAGAATTTCAGCAACTCGTAAAGAGTCCAAGGGAAATGCTCATTATATGCAGGCAGCTCCGACACTTTAGAGCTAATCTCAGCTGAGTGACGCTGAATGATGTCCTTGACCTGCTCCAAGGAGCTGGCTACTTCCTCCAGCTCAAAGACGCGACGCAAGCACTTGTCAATCACCGAAACATAGCACAACACAACGGGTATGCCTGTTGGAAAGGTCAAGAGATTAGATTAGCTGCCAACGATTAGTGTTTTCTCTACTTACTCTTCTCCTTCAGATAGGTCTGCAACAAGTCCTCCTCATCGTCGTAGTTAACAATGGCCAGCGTACAGTTGGGCAAGTAGAAATCAGCGAGCAGATCATCGAATGACACGTAATCCGTGTACTCAATGGTGGCATACAACACACTGCGTACGCTCTGCGTCTCCTCGCTCAAGTAGTGATGATGGATGCTCAAAAAGCGACGCTGCTCCACATTCATCCACTGCTCAAAGGCCAGCGAATAGGGTTTATCGGCGGTAAACTCACGCGTGAAGTCGCCAATCTCCATAAATTTCGATGCATGTTGCTCTGTAATGAGCGAATCAATCTTTTGGGGCATAGGCAAAGATGCCAAGTTGCCCATGGCAAGGCGAATAAACTCGCTGATACCCAGATCGTAAAGTGTCTCCACGTTGCGTAGATCCCGCACCACAATGTCAGCCAATGCCTCCGGCAAGTTGGTGATGTAGTTGTTGCGAGGCTGACCTGTGACTCCGGTTCCCTCCTCATGCTTGATGTTGCGAGTGAAATGCATTGTGCCGGTGGCAGCTGTACTTTTGCGTTTGCGAGCGTACTTTAGTTCACGCGGCTCAATACTAATGGTGcgttcctcctcctccacaaGGTTGTCGGCGTCGTCATAGGTCAACGGCACCATGGTTTCATAGAGCATTGTCTGTGATGCTGCGTCATCTTCGGCTTGcattgctgcggctgctgcggcCGCCTCATCCATGTCCTCGTCCTCTTCTTGCTCGTGATGGTTGCGATTGTTGATGAACTCCAATTTGACGCGTCGCGACGAAACATTCCGCTTGGATAGCGGCGGATGCGTTAGATTGCGTGGCGTCTTGCGAGGTGGCACTTGAATGTCATTCTCTTGGCACAGAGCCTTGAACAGATCCTTGTGCCGATGTTGCAAATGGGCACGCAAATTGGTCGTGTTGCCATGGTTGGTGAGCACCTTGTGGCATTTGATGCACACGACATTCTGCTTGGTAATTACCTCGTCATTATCGTTCGATGGAAAACCGAAATAGCGCCAATAGACGCTTTTCATTTTCGGTGAATAGAGCTTGGAGAAATTGAGCTGCGAGACATCCTCGTATTTGGCTTCAACAACCATTGGAGATGTGGCCACTTCGTCGTTCatatttgttgatttgattttgttgtctgATTGATATCTGATTACCGATGCCACCAAAAAATAAGCGCGCAATTTCTCGATTATAGATAGTCAGTTCAATAgtcaatagttttttttatctgTATCAGAAAGTACAGTTTAGAGTTGCCACGCGACAGCGTAATCAATCGATAAGGCAATGCTcgtaataaatgcaattaatactCGTCACTTCAcaaattacttattttttatcgACAcccaaataatatttagtgTGCGTTGCAGGAATACGATGCGTTCTGCtgccaaaaattgaaaattttgtgGAATTATTGCTAACACTGATTGCATCACCAATCGATAGCTGGGGAAATTTGTACGGTAGCGCCATGGGAAATTTGCGGAGGGATTTTTTAGTTGTATTACTGCATGCCCACAACGTGAAGTTGGCTGCGATTTCCTTTTTGATTCGTTGTTGGGTAGCAAAAGGTgcgtttatttttgtgtagcacaaaaatttataaatctaGGCGAAAATGGCACACAAAATAAACCGAATGATCGCTTAAGAAATGTAGAATGCTGCCGGCTGTGAATTAACACGAAAATATAAGCGGAATTATGGCAGCATAGCGTtgaaaacatgaaaataaacGCCAGCCACGTGGTGTACGCTTCCCACTGCTTGGTTATaatccaaatacaaaaaaatgtatgctaatatgtgtgtgtttttgtcaTCTGCAGCTAATCTAAACCGCCAAGATGGGTAAGGGTAACAATATGATTCCAAACCAGCATTACCACAAGTGGTGGCAGCGTCATGTGCGCACCTGGTTCAACCAGCCGGCGCGCAAGGTCCGCAGACACGAGAACCGCGTCAAGAAGGCCAAGGCTGTCTTTCCCCGCCCCGCTAGCGGCCCTCTGCGCCCCGTGGTCCGTTGCCCCACCATCCGCTACCACACAAAATTGCGTGCTGGCCGCGGTTTCACCATCGAGGAATTGAAGGTTCGTTCTTTTTTGTGGTTTACGTTtgaataatatgtatttaatacgtgttttctatattttgtgAATAGGGTGCT comes from the Drosophila sulfurigaster albostrigata strain 15112-1811.04 chromosome 2L, ASM2355843v2, whole genome shotgun sequence genome and includes:
- the LOC133850633 gene encoding transmembrane protein 184C; the protein is MCRPDLRRFCEEWRIWIRPLLIITYVVFAIIVVPLLIVNSVKDGFKRNDQLILIGGLFVLSAVPISIWHIIQHVIHFTKPILQKHIIRILWMVPIYALNAWIGLFFPKHSIYVDSLRECYEAYVIYNFMVYLLHYLNLNMDLEATMLYKPQVYHFFPLCCIRPWVMGREFIHNCKHGILQYTVVRPITAFISVICELCDVYGEGEFAGNVAFPYIVVINNISQFVAMYCLVLFYRANKEDLKPMKPIPKFLCIKAVVFFSFFQGVLLNVLVYYGLIKDIFGSDVGDANLASMLQNFLICIEMFIAAIAHIYSFPHHPFHINSPQYWNNPNHSWCRAFLSMMDISDMQEDVTEHLGVVSSSISRRFQGRSTYQPLARGPRRSSSESEYLIGKRQDESLAGGSSTQAAGAAAAGDNSNSNNYQQQQLHLPGSNMKQSSTRQRETHLHLRERDQQHFVGVVGAPQAGGVSNFPQARTGASAAAPIPESNDDYALLLGTGR
- the LOC133850629 gene encoding uncharacterized protein LOC133850629, with amino-acid sequence MNDEVATSPMVVEAKYEDVSQLNFSKLYSPKMKSVYWRYFGFPSNDNDEVITKQNVVCIKCHKVLTNHGNTTNLRAHLQHRHKDLFKALCQENDIQVPPRKTPRNLTHPPLSKRNVSSRRVKLEFINNRNHHEQEEDEDMDEAAAAAAAMQAEDDAASQTMLYETMVPLTYDDADNLVEEEERTISIEPRELKYARKRKSTAATGTMHFTRNIKHEEGTGVTGQPRNNYITNLPEALADIVVRDLRNVETLYDLGISEFIRLAMGNLASLPMPQKIDSLITEQHASKFMEIGDFTREFTADKPYSLAFEQWMNVEQRRFLSIHHHYLSEETQSVRSVLYATIEYTDYVSFDDLLADFYLPNCTLAIVNYDDEEDLLQTYLKEKSIPVVLCYVSVIDKCLRRVFELEEVASSLEQVKDIIQRHSAEISSKVSELPAYNEHFPWTLYELLKFFAESISWSEDMDQLVITAKTVTEALSALVIALDTLRGEDMPLCSMLSPITSKILIKKLGIAEQDDPLMMNIKRTIANVLQNHIIANDTLTSAALLDPRFHRLTTIDNFDSCVRMLTQKYNKTFGGVSSGGTDSQSGDSAEVAATASVSSTPTVTIKTEPNVKSGTSAATGSIGHIAKKSKLELLFDITEIPSPPKRDADSTVETDLKRYRNEVIVQLDESPIEWWNKMGHIYGTLRDLATLYQGVPGVVNLNFKKVLREQIYDYNKRFMLTGSQNQVDAILFLNRNSSLKDTIYV